One genomic region from Microcella humidisoli encodes:
- a CDS encoding cytochrome b/b6 domain-containing protein produces the protein MHAASPRRPPRALVLAVTAAVLALAVSVLLARWWRDDPAGAAFIAQYPGAVAPPPGTPTGFPAWLSWTHALNAFFLLFIVSSALHLRAGTRPPAFVTRRNRWPRTAGAPKRLGLHTWWHLVVVTLWIATGLVYVVLLFVSGHWARIVPTEWSVIPNAISAGLQYLSLDWPEHTSWAYYNALQVLFYGATVFVAAPLALATGLRLSPVWPQRWMRTRGPLSDAWARQIHSLVLWFYLAFTVVHVGLVLLTGARRNLNAMYLGIDDGESWLGAAVFAASVVVMAVAWVLLRPPAQIAIAERVADVRRMPTAPR, from the coding sequence GTGCACGCCGCGAGCCCCCGCCGACCTCCCCGCGCCCTCGTGCTCGCCGTCACCGCTGCCGTGCTCGCCCTCGCCGTGAGCGTGCTGCTCGCCCGGTGGTGGCGGGACGACCCTGCTGGTGCCGCCTTCATCGCCCAGTACCCCGGCGCCGTCGCTCCCCCGCCCGGCACCCCCACGGGCTTCCCCGCCTGGCTCAGCTGGACGCACGCGCTCAACGCCTTTTTCCTGCTCTTCATCGTGAGCTCGGCGCTGCACCTGCGCGCGGGCACCCGGCCTCCCGCCTTCGTGACGCGCCGCAACCGATGGCCGCGCACCGCGGGCGCACCGAAGCGCCTCGGGCTGCACACCTGGTGGCACCTCGTGGTCGTGACGCTGTGGATCGCGACGGGCCTCGTGTATGTGGTGCTGCTGTTCGTGAGCGGGCACTGGGCGCGCATCGTGCCGACCGAGTGGTCGGTCATCCCGAATGCGATCTCGGCCGGCCTGCAGTACCTCTCGCTCGACTGGCCCGAGCACACGAGCTGGGCGTACTACAACGCCCTGCAGGTGCTGTTCTACGGCGCCACCGTGTTCGTGGCCGCGCCGCTCGCGCTCGCCACCGGGCTGCGCCTCTCCCCCGTGTGGCCGCAGCGGTGGATGCGCACCCGCGGTCCTCTTTCCGACGCCTGGGCGCGGCAGATCCACTCGCTCGTGCTCTGGTTCTACCTGGCCTTCACGGTCGTGCACGTGGGGCTCGTGCTGCTCACGGGGGCGCGGCGCAACCTCAACGCGATGTACCTCGGTATCGATGACGGCGAGAGCTGGCTCGGCGCGGCCGTGTTCGCCGCATCGGTGGTCGTCATGGCCGTGGCCTGGGTGCTGCTCCGGCCGCCCGCGCAAATCGCGATCGCCGAGCGCGTCGCGGATGTGCGGCGCATGCCGACCGCGCCGCGCTGA
- the gltX gene encoding glutamate--tRNA ligase: MTSPAFSTATGADVRVRFCPSPTGTPHVGLIRTALFNWAYAKHTGGTMVFRIEDTDQARDSEESYHQLLDALRWLGITWDEGVETGGPNEPYRQSQRGEIYAGVIERLRESGHLYESFLTAEEIEAKNLELGRDPKQGYDNWDRELTDAQKAAYRAEGREPALRLRVPDSDLSFTDLVRGEITFPAGSFVDFVVVRPNGQPLYTFVNPVDDALMGITHVLRGEDLLSSTPRQIALYHALIEIGVATAIPQFGHLPYVMGEGNKKLSKRDPESNLFHHRDRGFIPEGLLNYLSLLGWSLAPDRDVFTMDEMTAAFDVANVNPNPARFDVKKAESINGDHVRRLSLDEFVERSIPYCSGAGLFNDVPRPAERALLAAAAPLVHERVTLLGEVPGLVAFLFTADNDLEIEADARSSLGDDAAAVLDAGLAALEPLAEFEPAAIEEALRLALVDGLGLKPRVAFGALRVAVSGRRVSPPLFESMQLLGRDSTLARLRALRATL, encoded by the coding sequence GTGACCAGCCCCGCCTTCTCCACCGCGACCGGCGCCGATGTGCGCGTGCGCTTCTGCCCCTCGCCGACCGGCACCCCGCACGTCGGGCTCATCCGCACGGCCCTGTTCAACTGGGCCTATGCGAAGCACACGGGCGGCACGATGGTGTTCCGCATCGAGGACACCGATCAGGCGCGTGACAGCGAAGAGAGCTACCACCAGTTGCTCGACGCCCTACGCTGGCTCGGCATCACGTGGGACGAAGGCGTCGAGACGGGCGGGCCGAACGAGCCGTACCGCCAGTCGCAGCGTGGCGAGATCTACGCCGGTGTGATCGAGCGGCTGCGCGAGAGCGGGCACCTCTACGAGAGCTTCCTGACGGCGGAGGAGATCGAGGCGAAGAACCTCGAGCTCGGCCGCGACCCCAAGCAGGGTTACGACAACTGGGACCGCGAGCTCACCGACGCTCAGAAGGCCGCCTACCGCGCCGAGGGCCGCGAGCCCGCGCTGCGCCTGCGCGTGCCCGACAGCGACCTGAGCTTCACCGACCTCGTGCGTGGCGAGATCACCTTCCCGGCCGGCAGCTTCGTCGACTTCGTTGTCGTGCGCCCGAACGGCCAGCCGCTGTACACCTTCGTCAACCCCGTCGACGACGCCCTCATGGGCATCACGCACGTGCTGCGCGGGGAGGATCTGCTGTCGTCGACCCCGCGGCAGATCGCGCTCTACCACGCGCTCATCGAGATCGGCGTGGCCACGGCGATCCCGCAGTTCGGCCACCTGCCCTACGTCATGGGCGAGGGCAACAAGAAGCTCAGCAAGCGCGACCCCGAGTCGAACCTCTTCCACCACCGCGACCGCGGCTTCATCCCCGAGGGGCTGCTGAACTACCTCTCGCTGCTCGGCTGGTCGCTCGCGCCCGACCGCGACGTCTTCACGATGGACGAGATGACGGCCGCGTTCGATGTCGCGAACGTCAACCCCAATCCCGCGCGCTTCGACGTGAAGAAGGCCGAGTCGATCAACGGCGACCACGTGCGGCGGCTCTCGCTCGACGAGTTCGTCGAGCGCAGCATCCCGTACTGCTCGGGTGCCGGTCTGTTCAACGACGTGCCCCGCCCGGCCGAGCGCGCGCTGCTCGCGGCCGCCGCGCCGCTCGTGCACGAGCGCGTGACGCTGCTCGGCGAGGTGCCCGGCCTGGTCGCCTTCCTCTTCACCGCCGATAACGACCTCGAGATCGAGGCGGATGCTCGCAGCTCGCTCGGCGACGACGCGGCTGCCGTGCTCGACGCGGGCCTCGCCGCGCTCGAGCCGCTCGCCGAGTTCGAGCCCGCCGCGATCGAGGAGGCCCTGCGCCTCGCCCTCGTCGACGGGCTCGGCCTCAAGCCCCGCGTCGCCTTCGGCGCGTTGCGCGTCGCGGTGTCGGGGCGCCGGGTCAGCCCGCCGCTCTTCGAGTCGATGCAGCTGCTCGGCCGCGACTCGACGCTCGCGCGCCTGCGGGCCCTGCGCGCGACCCTCTAG
- a CDS encoding MFS transporter, whose protein sequence is MSSASTLAPALTAETVAAVQRRTRGVLMAGQVLAGLGMGATLSIGAILAAEISGSPAFSGMAATAVTLGAALAAIPLARLARRTGRAPALATGALTAAVGAIVSMTAAGLQSFPLLLLGILLIGSGTAVNLQSRFAAVDLAAPATRGRDLSLVVWATTVGAVSGPNLIGPGESLGAYLGLPDLSGPFLFTVIAQSLAAVLYLVGLRPDPLRIAEAWRDEQARAARAEEERSGVAAPVVVDAVDDRPGIRLAMLSIALSHATMVAVMAMTPVHLTAHGASLVIVGFTISLHIAGMYALSPVFGILADRVGRRATVLMGQGMLAASLLMTGLGSESEGWVVAGLIFLGLGWSASTVAGSALLTESAAPDRRTIVQGRSDLVMSGSGAVGGALAGVVLAMLGYNGLSFVTMALVATVVVALAITPRRAAVDSSV, encoded by the coding sequence ATGAGCTCGGCCTCCACTCTCGCCCCCGCCCTCACCGCTGAGACCGTCGCGGCCGTGCAGCGGCGCACGCGCGGTGTGCTCATGGCCGGGCAGGTGCTCGCGGGGCTCGGCATGGGCGCCACGCTGTCGATCGGGGCGATCCTCGCCGCCGAGATCTCCGGCTCGCCCGCGTTCAGCGGCATGGCCGCCACGGCGGTGACGCTCGGCGCCGCGCTCGCGGCGATCCCGCTCGCCCGACTCGCGCGCCGCACCGGCCGCGCGCCGGCCCTCGCGACGGGAGCGCTGACGGCCGCCGTCGGGGCCATCGTGTCGATGACGGCGGCCGGCCTGCAGAGCTTCCCGCTGCTGCTGCTCGGCATCCTGCTCATCGGCAGCGGCACCGCCGTCAACCTGCAGTCGCGCTTCGCCGCCGTCGACCTCGCGGCCCCCGCGACCCGCGGTCGCGATCTGTCGCTCGTGGTCTGGGCGACGACCGTCGGCGCCGTCTCGGGCCCGAATCTCATCGGGCCGGGTGAGTCGCTCGGCGCGTACCTGGGGCTTCCCGATCTCAGCGGACCCTTCCTGTTCACCGTGATCGCGCAGTCGCTCGCGGCCGTGCTGTACCTCGTCGGCCTGCGTCCCGACCCATTACGGATCGCTGAAGCCTGGCGCGACGAGCAGGCGCGCGCCGCGCGTGCGGAAGAGGAGCGCTCGGGGGTGGCGGCGCCCGTCGTGGTCGACGCGGTCGACGATCGGCCGGGCATCCGCCTCGCGATGCTCTCGATCGCCCTGAGCCACGCGACGATGGTCGCCGTCATGGCGATGACCCCCGTGCACCTGACCGCGCACGGCGCGAGCCTCGTGATCGTCGGCTTCACCATCAGCCTCCACATCGCGGGCATGTACGCGCTGTCACCGGTCTTCGGCATCCTCGCCGACCGGGTCGGTCGCCGGGCGACGGTGCTGATGGGGCAGGGGATGCTCGCCGCGAGCCTGCTCATGACGGGTCTCGGCTCCGAGAGCGAGGGCTGGGTCGTGGCTGGCCTGATCTTCCTGGGGCTCGGGTGGAGCGCGAGCACGGTCGCCGGGTCGGCGCTGCTCACCGAGTCGGCCGCCCCCGATCGCCGCACGATCGTGCAGGGACGCAGCGACCTCGTCATGAGCGGCAGCGGCGCGGTCGGCGGGGCGCTCGCGGGCGTCGTGCTCGCCATGCTCGGGTACAACGGTCTGTCGTTCGTGACGATGGCGCTCGTCGCCACGGTGGTCGTCGCGCTCGCGATCACGCCCCGCCGTGCCGCCGTAGACTCGAGCGTGTGA
- a CDS encoding fumarylacetoacetate hydrolase family protein, whose product MKIARFSTGGDPQFGILDDDELVVLVGDPMFHGYETTGDRVKLSDARLLAPVIPRSKVVCIGMNYAAHVATMQYEVPENPLIFLKPNTAVIGPDEPIIIPPVEGRITHEGELVIVIGKIAKRVKKEDWRDVVFGYTIGNDVSARDVMFADGQWARAKGYDTFAPIGPYIETELDPTELEITTFVDGEPRRSGNTRDMIHGVPEIIEFVSDAWTLLPGDIIMTGTPDGLGGFHDGQLVEIRIEGLGVLRNPAKNRDDRVDPS is encoded by the coding sequence GTGAAGATCGCACGCTTCAGCACCGGGGGCGACCCCCAGTTCGGCATCCTCGACGACGACGAGCTCGTCGTGCTTGTCGGCGACCCGATGTTCCACGGGTACGAGACCACGGGCGACCGCGTGAAGCTCAGTGACGCGCGCCTGCTCGCGCCGGTCATCCCGCGATCGAAGGTCGTGTGCATCGGCATGAACTACGCGGCGCACGTCGCGACCATGCAGTACGAGGTGCCCGAGAACCCGCTCATCTTCCTCAAGCCCAACACCGCCGTGATCGGGCCCGACGAGCCCATCATCATCCCGCCTGTCGAGGGCCGCATCACCCACGAGGGCGAGCTCGTGATCGTCATCGGCAAGATCGCGAAGCGCGTGAAGAAGGAAGACTGGCGCGATGTCGTGTTCGGCTACACGATCGGCAACGATGTGTCGGCCCGCGACGTCATGTTCGCCGACGGCCAGTGGGCGCGCGCCAAGGGCTACGACACCTTCGCGCCCATCGGTCCCTACATCGAGACCGAGCTCGACCCCACCGAGCTCGAGATCACGACGTTCGTCGACGGCGAGCCGCGGCGCAGCGGCAACACGCGCGACATGATCCACGGCGTTCCCGAGATCATCGAGTTCGTCAGCGACGCGTGGACCCTCCTTCCGGGCGACATCATCATGACGGGCACGCCCGACGGCCTCGGCGGCTTCCACGACGGCCAGCTGGTCGAGATCCGCATCGAGGGTCTCGGGGTGCTGCGCAACCCCGCGAAGAACCGCGACGATCGCGTCGACCCCTCCTGA